In Stigmatopora nigra isolate UIUO_SnigA chromosome 21, RoL_Snig_1.1, whole genome shotgun sequence, the genomic stretch CGCAAACCTGACTTTTCAAACCTTAAAGGCAAATGACATCTTTCCCTTTTATCTGTTTTCATTCCATGACATTCCTTTTAACCCCAAATTTGCCCTACTTTCCAAGTCATTTTTCAGGTGGAAATTTGGCTTTAAATTGAGGTTTCGGGTTAAAATGGACGTCAAAttgaattctgtttttttttgttttgttgctttaATTCATCTGTTAAAAACTTTTCTTTGTGTATGTCTGCAACCAAGTGTTTATAAGCCTTTACATTTGCCTGTTTGGTAACGGATAacgtaaaaatttaaaaaagtgaattaaaaaaCAGGCACAAAATTGCAATTTGGAAATACTGCTTCATGTTTAATTACATAATTGGCTGTGAATTCGGAAGTTTTTCATCTGTTGAAGcactaaaattaaaatatggctccaacaaaatttaaaatatattcaggAAAACCCTCGTGTACTACTGATGTTCATTTTGACACTTtcaaagagtattttttttaggataaatCCCATCATCAGTTCCTATAGTGCTAAATTCAAGTTGTACTGtttggtttggaaaaaaaatgacaaacttcCCCTCAGAGACCAACTTGGGGTttggaatatttgttttcacTCCATTATTCCTGTTTTCTTGTtataaaatgcatttcaatTAGAAGTTATTGGGAGTTTTTGGTAAGTTATCCAGCAATATGTTAAGCAAAAAGTGTCCTCTACTGTTGTAATTTGGAAGTACATCCAGGGTTTGTGAAATTCAATAAACTCAACTGAAATTTTCTATCTattgtgtgctttcttttttcCTGGATTCAGTTATTGTAcctgtttatttacatttataaaacGAATAATAACCTTGGACATAGATGTAGATAATACATAAAGTAAGGTCCGTTTATTGTTGTTGAAAGGAGGAGTTGAAAATATGGCAACCATTTGACCTTGACGTTTTGTTCTTTTTGCTAGACTGACTAAACTAAAGGATCCGGCCCCTTTTtgattgtatattttattttaatggaacgcaatttcctaaaaaaaatctaacgcTTAAAACTGCCACCTGCTAATTACATACATGATGGCTCACAATTATAATGACGTCACAACCATGCGCCTGCAATTTCCATCCAAACCAATGACTTTCGACGCGTTCGCCCTCTTATCCAATCAAATGATTGCATCTTATCACGTGTTCTCCCCACACGAACGTGTTCCGACTTCCTATTGCCTTGTCCTCTGAAATTGCAACGTGAGTACATTTCGTCCATACAAATGTTGTTACAATTTCTATTACGTGGTCTAATAAAGATAGCGGTTATGAAACAAAAGTTAGGATAAGAAGCTGTAAATTGTTTGCCATCATTTGCTCCCGTCCGTTTGCCTCACACATATATGAGCTAATTTCGCTGCCCATTCATTTATAATGGATATTCGAATTACCGCAATAGTCAGCACTTGGTATGACGCATAAAAATGTATGTAGTCACTTTTATATTCTTTGTTTTCCATGTCATTTTACACAGATATTCAGGAATAATACAAAGTAATGCCCACTTGCATGTACTGGCAAACAAACTGGcagtaacctttgaccttttccaATGCTATCTTCCAGAATGGGGAGTGTGTTAGCAGCTAGCTCCCCTAGCCCCCCACCACCATCCTCTGTTGTGGCTAGTCCCAGTTTGACGATGCCACCAGGTTTCGGGATGCCCCCCGTGTCTTCCGTGCCAATTTCAATGGAACCCCAGGAAGCGGCCACCCTTTTACCTAACCCAGGTGCATTTGACGAGTGTCATCGCAAGTGCAAAGGTAAATAAACTACTCAAACCGTATATAATACAGTCGAATATAGTATAACAGTTGTCCCTTCTCAGAGGTTTTCCCGATGCAGATGGAGGGCGTCAGGTTAACCATCAATAAGGGTCTTAGCAACCATTTTCAGGTTGGTTCACTGACTATTTAAATGTGAGACGCACTGTGCGCATTTACAGTAAACTAATTTATTTTGTGAAAATTCAGATCAACCATACACTGTCGCTAAGCACCTTGGGGGATTCTAGCTACAGATTTGGTGCTACGTATGTTGGGCTAAAGCAGACGGGTCCGGCAGAGGTatgaagttttattttattcaattctCTGCTGTTAGAAGAGGTTAACATTAGTAGACCATTTGAGAATAGATAAGACGTCCatttctgtattaaaaatattaaaactttcAAACATTTGTGCTCAGTTTTTTCCAGTCATGGTGGGAGACATGGACAACTCGGGGAGTCTTAACGCGCAAATCATCCACCAGATTAGCGATAGCATACGATCCAAAATGGCCTTCCAGGTTTGTCAAATATTCATTATTAATAAAAGTTATGTTGGATTTTCATAGGCCTATACAcaaccaagaaaaaaatcataccaTTTCcagaaaatcccccaaaatgttaatgttaaatacttttcttcttctggccACTAGTAGGCGCATATTCCCACTTTCCAAATTTCAACAACCAAAAGTATTCCAATAAATAGCCTATATATATCGGCCAAGCTTTGTAAGAAACATCATAACCTAAACAGTTAACATCACAGTATAATGCTAAGCTAGCAtatgttattctattttttctCTACATATCAACTAATGGCCAATTTTGATGAAATTTAATGAACTATAACAATAAATTCAACTGTTTTCCAGACACAAGAACACAAGTTCGTCAACTGGCAAGGCGATACTGAATTCCGAGGGAAAGATTTCACTGCGACCGTCACTTTTGGAAACCCGGATGTCCTTGTCGGGTGTGGTGGGTCACGTGTCAATTTCCATTCTTAATGTATCATTTCCAATGtacttatttcaatatttttcttgcaACTCTTAGGCATCGTTGTAGCGCACTACCTCCAGGCGCTTACGCCAGCTCTGGCGCTAGGAGGTGAGCTGGTGTACCATCGCAAGCCGTCAGAAGAAGGCGCCGTCATGTCGTTAGTCGGCAGGTACACGGGTGAGTACGCGGGTAGGCTGCCCGTACATTACAACTAAGCCGTTtaagtggattggcatcaggaGCAGGTTGTGATCATATCAAAATAGTATTGGattgttattgtcattttgcaagtataatgagatttaaagcttcacctcAAAATGCACAAACAAgaacaacagacaaataaataaacaataaataataccaataaataagtcaaataaaaaagtagtaaaaataataactataaaTAGTATCATAACAAGTAGTCATCAAAATAAGTAGTCatcataataagtagtcaacataggtagtacacaagtagtacacaagtagtacacaagtagtacacaagtagtacacaagtagtacacaagtagtacacaagtagtacacaagtagtacacaagtagtacacaagtagtacacaagtagtacacaagtagtacacaagtagtacacaagtagtacacaagtagtacacaagtagtacacaagtagtacacaagtagtacacaagtagtacacaagtagtacacaagtagtacacaagtagtacacaagtagtacacaagtagtacacaagtagtacacaagtagtacacaagtagtacacaagtagtacacaagtagtacacaagtagtacacaagtagtacacaagtagtacacaagtagtacacaagtagtacacaagtagtacacaagtagtacacaagtagtacacaagtagtacacaagtagtacacaagtagtacacaagtagtacacacgtagtacacacgtagtacacacgtagtacacacgtagtacacacgtagtacacacgtagtacacacgtagtacacacgtagtacacacgtagtacacacgtagtacacaagtagtacacaagtagtacacaagtagtacacaagtagtacacaagtagtacacaagtagtacacaagtagtacacaagtagtacacaagtagtacacaagtagtacacaagtagtacacaagtagtacacaagtagtacacacgtagtacacacgtagtacacacgtagtacacacgtagtacacacgtagtacacacgtagtacacacgtagtacacacgtagtacacacgtagtacacacgtagtacacacgtagtacacacgtagtacacacgtagtacacaagtagtacacaagtagtacacaagtagtacacaagtagtacacaagtagtacacaagtagtacacaagtagtacacaagtagtacacaagtagtacacaagtagtacacaagtagtacacaagtagtacacacgtagtacacacgtagtacacacgtagtacacacgtagtacacacgtagtacacaagtagtacacaagtagtacacaagtagtacacaagtagtacacaagtagtacacaagtagtacacaagtagtacacatcAGTAGTACACATCAGTAGTACACATCAGTAGTACACATCAGTAGTACACATCAGTAGTACACATAAGTAATAcacataagtagtccacataattaAGTAGTCATCATtattaagtagtcaatataaataaatggtcAACTTAAATTAGTTGTAATGTAAATTCTATAAATTAGTCTCactggactataaatcgcagGATTGAAATGTCGTGAGCTATAGTCTGAATATGAtgggtcattttatttttaattattatttttttcaggcaaCAACTACATCGCCACACTAACGCTGGGTTCGGCGGGCGCTCACGCCTCCTACTACCACAAAGCCAACGAAACGGTTAGCAAAACCCTTTAGCGTTGATGCTACATGACTAGTAGTAGCATTACAAAGCAGTCCTAACTTtgttaaacctttttttcccaccctctgcttttttttagttGCAACTCGGCGTGGAGTTTGACGCTAGCACTCGCATGCAAGATACTAGCGTGTCGTTGGGCTATCAGCTGGATGTACCCAAAGCTAATTTGCAATTTAAAGGTATCctatgcttttttttgggtgcttGTTGTCgagtaaacaaaataatttgcttCTTTTAGGTTCATTAGACACAAACTGGGTGGTTGGTGCAACTCTGGAAAAGAAGTTACTCCCCTTGCCACTCTCATTGGTTCTCTGCTCTTTCCTCAACCATAACAAGAACAAGTTCCAGTGCGGTTTTGGCGTTACCATCGGGTAAAAGGAACCCTGTAAGATAAACTCGCTCGTACACTATGtgaatatttatcattttaacgtTGATAAATTCATGCTTTAATGGACCATACAATGttttaatgttctttttctAGTCAAAACTCATTGTACACCTCAGATTTGAGTAAGTTGGCCCAaatttcttgttttcttttcaattatttctcACGTAGTTGgcctttttttatgttgtgtACATGTGAACAAGCATATATGAAACGTAGACTTATTAGAAAGTGGAGCAAATACACTTTGTTAACAgcatatgccttttttttttagcaaccaGTGCTGATCTTTTCCATATCAGTCGCTGTTTTCTTCTTTGAATTTGACAACATTCGATTATGCACAATCAATTTTACTACAGGTACATAGAAATGATGTATTTAGTCATATCAGTACGCTGTTATCTTACACATTGAAGTATTGTCACAAGTCACTGCGACATGTGACTCAGTGACCTTTATCTGGTCACAAttgttgttcattcattcatcttccctcGTAGgggtgtgggggtgctggaacctagcCTTCAGttagcctgccatgcatgtttatgggatgtAGCAAAAAAAACGATGTACTCGCAAggctaaaatgatttttaaaatgtaaattattaagattcaatttaaaatcaggcccaaaaaaatgtattaactgtttttttttttcattcaatattTGTAAATAGAAGATAGATAATTTCAAACTGGtctttttaagttaaaatatatatttgatttcatacaaaaattcaaacaagctaaaaaaacaacatatttactGGTTTTCCACTTTTctatttattgaatttattgatttttggtcaaaaaaggcAAATCCTATAAAGCCAATCACCATGTCAATGATAAAACTTTACTTTAATTTAGAGTAGAGTGATGCTATCAAGGGGTCTTTTAGTGACATGGCTGCTCTAAAGGGGGCCGCTCGGAGGTCACAACTGAACATTTTTCAGTTGGACTTTGTTCCGCCGTTGCCCCAATATAAACTCCACAGAACTCTCAAGAGCCGCCATAACTGAATTCAACCCATCCACAGaggtaagttaaaaaaaaaatgcatattttagatctaaaacaccccaaaaaattctAGTATCACTTGACCTTTTTTTCACCAACAGTGGCAATTATGAAGTTCTACTTGGTGGTCATTTTGGCCTTCTTGGCTGGtaagttcattatttttttttattttagtgaatttttatttgatttttttttcaagatggtgttgtatttttattatttttttaggttgcaATGCTAATGTGGAGAAGCAAAGCCAGCTGCAACTGGACACGGTGAAAGATGCCTTTTGGGACTATGTCGCCAAGGCGACGTCAACAGCGGAAGATTCACTGGCGACGATTAAACAGTCGGATTTTGGGAAGGAAATCAAGTAAGAATTTGGCCACTTTACCTTGTAAAAAATCTCAGTTTTAAACCGACTCGGATAACAAATCGATCAAATGAAGTGCCAACCATCGACTGGGATTGGGCGTTTTATAAGCATGTGTTAAATTTGCGATTATAATTTAATCCATCATCTGTAGATTCTAAATCAAAagggaaacattttaaaaaatgaatattttttccgATTTCTACAATCCTCactaaaaatgaatgatgatCTTGTCATGAATCTTCAAttgatttgggaaaaaaagcctcaattttgcaattacggcccaaaaatgtcaaatccaGACGCGAGTAACCCGCCAGTGATTTGGTCCCCCCTCCCCCAGCACTTTGATCGCCAGCAGCGGCGACGCCGTCACCCGATTGACCGCCATCCTCCGTTCCCACATGAGCCCCGACTTCTCGTCGGGCTTCTCGGAAGAAGCCCGGCTCCTGAAAACCAGTCTGGAGAAGGACTTGGAGTCGGTCGCCGCCCACTTGCGACCTTACGCCGACGAGTGGGCCGCTCAACTCCGCCAGGAGTTGGAGCAACTGAAAAAGGAGGCGTCGTCTTACGCCGACAGCGTCGACTCGGAAGCTCTCAAGTCCGTCCTGTTGCAAAATGGCCGAGAACTGAAGACGCGTCTGGACCTGCTGAAGGGTCAGATGGTTCCTTACGCCGAGGAGTTGGCCCGCAAGTTGGAGGTCGGCTTGGAAGGCTTTCACGGCGGGCTGACGGAGATCCGAGAGAAACTGGGACCCTACGGAGAGGAGATCCGGGCCAAGTTGGACCTGGACTCCCGGAACCTTCGGGAGCGACTGGTCGCTCTCTGGGATTCCTTTGCCAAAACCGCAGTAAAAGTTGACGAGTTGGACTCGTCTAAAGTGTAATATTCATTTCTACCTCAGTTTTTGACTGTCGCCCAAATAAAAGatttccatgtatttttttttgctgtttttgttgtttttatgcatGTCTTGACCATCatcagttttccatttttttaattcatctatAGATTTCCATGGGTAATCTACATTGAATGGACATTTGATAGTGAgttgtttttaatcaatattcaatatttcaaatggaaaatactttttttaatcatattttttaattatatttaaaggATCCAATCAGGATGGATTATTGGATGCCAGGACTTCAAGTACAAATGGATAGGATCACTGTCATTGGCTGTCAATCAGGTATTGTTTACATTGGGGTGTTGtctgtcaaaattgattggtcgACTTTTCCTGTCAATGGCAAAAGATTCCTTGTGTTAATTATAGGttcatatttttggaaaataaagcAAGATTATAATTTTCAATGTAATTTTTGAGTTTAATCTATCATCCAAATAATATAATCAATGGGTTAAATTTTTGACTAAATTTGCCATTAATCTTTAGTGattaaaaatgggttaaaaaacacaatgtcacatcaacattcattttacaagtttacataaaaatgtattcttaAAATAATCCATTGTGAAAACAATACATCAATTCAATGGCAGCCCGCAAAAGGTCAAAGTTCAACGGCGACAAAGGTCAAGACCTCTTTTATTTCCGTGAATGACGACGCTGCCTTCCCAAACAGTCCTCGGCTTTCAAACTGTGACCCGTGTCGACGCGTCCGAGTGCAACGTGGCGCCAAAATAACACGCACAGCAATAAAAGTTGACAACGCGCACCACCACGGGAACTTCGAACGCCGCTTGTGACATCACCACCGGCTAGCGTCTGTCTATAAAAGACCGGACGCCTGCTCAGTGTTCCTTGTCGCTCACCTACGAGTACTCGGTAAGTTTTCATACTATGAACTCAAATAATGTCTTAATCttaatatttctgtttttttttttcactttagttGTCTGCTGCCATCCCATCATGAAGGTGTTTCTTGTCATTGTCGCTTTGGCCGTCTTTTCAGGTGAGTCCACTTACATTTTGGTCtagattttaatgaaaaacattcAGATTAGAATTGTCAACATTTAGTATCTTAGTATGGAACTcctatttaaattaaaaaaaaacataaatcctcattggctcccattgaaGACACACTTTGACCCACAAAATCAATATTAATTTTGCTCTATTTGACTCGAACTTACACAAAATCACTGTTGATAATTGttttagacaaaaaagcctCCTATTAACTTTCCTTATCCATTCAAATTCTCTCTTCACGACACTAACATACTACTGACATctcaaaaatcacatttttggctATTATGCCATCATTTAATTGTTCAAAACatgtcttttatttaaaaactagGCTGCCAGGCCAAGAGTTTCTACAATGACGACCCCAGTGCAACCTGGGAGGAATACATCCAAGAATACATGACGGCGCTAAACCTGAAAGCCGACCAAATGGTGGAGGACATCAAGACCTCCCAGATCGGCCGAGAACTGGAGTAGGTTTCCCTCGCCTGACCCCaccttttccttctttccttcctttgtAACAACCCGATACGTTTCCCAACCATCTCAGCACGCTGATCCAAGACAGCGTGGCCGAGCTGACCGTCTACCGTTCCGACCTGGAGACCAAGCTGGCTCCGTACACTAAGCAAGCGATCGGGCGTCTCGGCGGAGATCTTCAGGGAATGGCGGAAATCGTCAGTGAGCGCATGAACAACGTCAGGGAGCAGATGGACAAGTATGGGCAGGAATTGAGGACCATGGTGGAGCAGAACTCGGACGACGTCAGAGTGCGGGCCGCCACGTACGTTCGCAAGATGAAAAAACGCCTCAACAAGGAAGCTACGGAGATTCAAATGTGAGTGCCTAATGTCATTAGGATCGGAATATACAATC encodes the following:
- the apoea gene encoding apolipoprotein Ea: MKVFLVIVALAVFSGCQAKSFYNDDPSATWEEYIQEYMTALNLKADQMVEDIKTSQIGRELDTLIQDSVAELTVYRSDLETKLAPYTKQAIGRLGGDLQGMAEIVSERMNNVREQMDKYGQELRTMVEQNSDDVRVRAATYVRKMKKRLNKEATEIQIQVYNYLEKMHSRTSKNVEEFRQLLDPYFTQVRDNTQAKISTLNDLLKSQMENMKDAIESTANAVTKRCKKTSDEIFSTVQETIEDLGDWFQPYVAFFQPYM
- the tomm40l gene encoding mitochondrial import receptor subunit TOM40B, whose product is MGSVLAASSPSPPPPSSVVASPSLTMPPGFGMPPVSSVPISMEPQEAATLLPNPGAFDECHRKCKEVFPMQMEGVRLTINKGLSNHFQINHTLSLSTLGDSSYRFGATYVGLKQTGPAEFFPVMVGDMDNSGSLNAQIIHQISDSIRSKMAFQTQEHKFVNWQGDTEFRGKDFTATVTFGNPDVLVGCGIVVAHYLQALTPALALGGELVYHRKPSEEGAVMSLVGRYTGNNYIATLTLGSAGAHASYYHKANETLQLGVEFDASTRMQDTSVSLGYQLDVPKANLQFKGSLDTNWVVGATLEKKLLPLPLSLVLCSFLNHNKNKFQCGFGVTIG
- the apoa4a gene encoding apolipoprotein A-IV a — its product is MKFYLVVILAFLAGCNANVEKQSQLQLDTVKDAFWDYVAKATSTAEDSLATIKQSDFGKEINTLIASSGDAVTRLTAILRSHMSPDFSSGFSEEARLLKTSLEKDLESVAAHLRPYADEWAAQLRQELEQLKKEASSYADSVDSEALKSVLLQNGRELKTRLDLLKGQMVPYAEELARKLEVGLEGFHGGLTEIREKLGPYGEEIRAKLDLDSRNLRERLVALWDSFAKTAVKVDELDSSKV